From the Saccharomycodes ludwigii strain NBRC 1722 chromosome I, whole genome shotgun sequence genome, one window contains:
- a CDS encoding pyridoxine 4-dehydrogenase (similar to Saccharomyces cerevisiae YPR127W | putative pyridoxine 4-dehydrogenase): MSSTDTSAAAQELRKSLLNDVSTSYGLMGLTWRAEPVTYDLAKYTLDEVLKTCPSSKVMFNVGEFYGNDGINLEYCYNYISHLDANDRERVIVSCKGGVDLKTLIPDGRREFVAKSIESCLHFLKYIDIFQVARVDMEHWRESFDTIVEYIKKGKIGGISLSEVTLDQLKTINKEYGDYICCAELEFSMYSRHILDDGTIAYCNEIGLPIVCYSPLGAGILTGAITKNGDIPSGDFRKSLKMMSDNGLKQNLQLVEYLKKNFYIEGKRSLPQIAISWILHYNKIFKKTNLIPLPGGTTPDKVRDNLTACVDLLSDAEFAQINEFLKTFNRVGSRYEFAA; encoded by the coding sequence atgtCTTCTACTGATACTTCTGCAGCCGCTCAAGAATTGAGaaaatctttattaaatgATGTATCCACCAGTTACGGGTTAATGGGATTGACTTGGAGAGCTGAACCAGTTACATACGATTTAGCCAAGTACACATTGGACGAGGTATTGAAAACATGTCCATCCAGTAAAGTTATGTTCAATGTTGGTGAATTCTATGGTAATGATGGTATTAACTTAGAATATTGTTACAACTATATATCTCATTTGGATGCCAATGATAGAGAACGTGTTATAGTTAGTTGCAAAGGCGGTGTCGATCTGAAAACTCTAATTCCCGATGGCAGAAGAGAATTTGTTGCAAAATCGATTGAGAGTTGTTTacattttttgaaatatattgATATATTCCAAGTAGCTAGGGTAGATATGGAGCATTGGAGGGAAAGTTTTGATACCATTGTTGAATATATTAAGAAAGGGAAAATTGGTGGTATTTCATTGAGTGAAGTTACCTTAGATCAGTTGAAAACGattaataaagaatatGGCGATTATATATGTTGCGCTGAACTAGAATTTTCCATGTATAGTAGGCACATTTTGGATGATGGTACCATTGCTTATTGTAATGAAATTGGATTGCCCATTGTTTGCTATTCACCATTGGGTGCCGGTATTTTAACTGGGGCAATTACCAAGAACGGAGACATTCCCTCAGGTGATTTTAGAAAATCCTTGAAGATGATGAGCGACAATGGTCTTAAACAAAACCTCCAACTGGttgaatatttgaaaaagaatttttatattgagGGTAAAAGATCGTTGCCTCAAATTGCTATTAGTTGGATTTTACACTATAATAAGATCTTTAAAAAGACAAACTTAATTCCACTTCCAGGTGGTACAACTCCTGATAAAGTAAGGGATAATTTGACTGCGTGTGTTGATTTGTTAAGCGATGCCGAATTTGCTCaaattaatgaatttttgAAGACATTTAATAGGGTTGGTTCAAGATATGAGTTTGCAGCTTAA
- the KSS1 gene encoding mitogen-activated serine/threonine-protein kinase KSS1 (similar to Saccharomyces cerevisiae YGR040W | KSS1 | Kinase Suppressor of Sst2 mutations), translated as MSKNKKVRKITFNIPPYYELQELIGEGSYGLVCSAIHNYTSPKTNETIKTKVAIKKILPLGKPLLLTRTLRELKLLKLFNDHENIITILDIVKPKNYEKFNEVYLVQELMETDLYKIMHSSRINTQLTNDHMQYFTYQILRALKAIHSAQVIHRDLKPSNILLNSNCDLKICDFGLSRCLLSSTNTKESLVGFMTEYVATRWYRAPEIMLSFQEYSTAMDMWSCGCILSEMLNGGKPLFPGRDYHHQLWLILETLGTPTEDDFATIKSSRAKEYIKSLPKMPKKPWSELLPNHDPMALDLLDKLLTFNPFKRISAEQALEHPYLSLYHDPNDEPGYPPINVTDDEFWKMDSDINFSSWSAETEQNEELLELLKKLLYNEVVKPLY; from the coding sequence ATGTCTAAGAATAAGAAAGttagaaaaattacatTCAACATTCCACCATATTATGAATTACAAGAATTAATAGGCGAGGGTTCATATGGTCTAGTATGTTCAGCGATTCATAATTACACATCACCTAAAACAAACGAAACGATCAAAACAAAAGTGGcgatcaaaaaaattttaccaTTGGGTAAACCGTTACTATTAACAAGAACGTTGAgagaattaaaattattaaaattatttaatgatCATGAAAAcataataacaattctGGACATAGTTAAACCTAAGAActatgaaaaatttaacgAGGTATATTTAGTACAAGAACTAATGGAGACCGATCTATATAAAATCATGCACAGTTCACGTATAAATACTCAGTTAACTAATGACCACATGCAATATTTCACTTATCAAATCCTTCGAGCATTAAAGGCAATTCATAGTGCACAAGTTATTCATAGAGATCTAAAAccttcaaatattttattaaattcaaattgCGATTTGAAAATATGCGATTTTGGTCTAAGTCGGTGTTTGTTGTCCTCTACAAACACTAAAGAAAGTTTGGTAGGGTTTATGACAGAATATGTGGCAACTAGGTGGTATAGAGCCCCTGAAATTATGTTGTCCTTTCAAGAATATTCAACAGCAATGGACATGTGGTCGTGTGGCTGTATACTATCTGAGATGTTAAATGGTGGAAAACCCTTATTTCCAGGCAGAGATTACCACCATCAGTTGTGGTTGATCCTAGAAACTTTGGGTACGCCAACAGAGGATGATTTTGCCACGATTAAGTCGTCGAGAGCtaaagaatatataaagagtTTGCCAAAAATGCCTAAAAAACCTTGGAGTGAATTATTGCCTAACCATGACCCGATGGCTTTAGATTTATTAGATAAACTATTAACTTTCAATCCGTTTAAAAGGATCTCTGCGGAGCAAGCTTTGGAGCATCCTTATTTATCGTTGTATCATGATCCAAACGATGAACCTGGTTATCCTCCGATAAATGTGACTGATGATGAGTTCTGGAAGATGGATAGTGATATAAACTTTTCCAGCTGGAGTGCTGAGACTGAACAGAATGAAGAGTTATTAGAATTATTGAAGAAACTGTTGTATAATGAAGTGGTTAAGCCGTTATATTGA
- the LUG1 gene encoding Lug1p (similar to Saccharomyces cerevisiae YLR352W | putative protein of unknown function with similarity to F-box proteins), whose translation MTTTSTFPIEIWYKILNIQYEELMSNDQPPSPEKFDSNLEIFLKSNLLVNKYFYQACLRLSSRYCNFATAKRFNNFLQKIIKLKSEDSLANSGNITKIMYSDMIEIVDFSELTSIGLGRSQYMNKEIKNLTSKTLWKFLENCPNIKGFLANEHIQMDLDHKIISYLLNKMEALDFCGCTGDTFSDNFVKSVQHSGIDGNYSKLTKLGLNNCTDLPKKDIYQVLLKSMKGLRKLDLSRTCIDDRILKIFPIMHNLTHFSIGMCSNLTPYGILDFITYHPTMTASKFGNNIDNKLQWLNLQVGNQYSTWTSIHVTILLKKLIINGHNKTLKYLNLNGLPVTEKHLNILSENFPNLVSLHISDCEAPTSLLREFISKMKYLKFINLNNSKFIKEWYFFTNAKYELLNCSESLVSIELSFKTWSKLQSFSDNHSIMVPHTNGDTSNMIQWTCYLDSSFGRRFWIYRVDDFFNRNDLDTAGRFDTYDLHGNKNIEITRQPDFLKFAQYKVVIGTSIIKHPTSSSRIDDYGMYDENYVFDWVERGMYRYYSLRL comes from the coding sequence ATGACAACAACATCCACCTTCCCTATTGAAATCTGGTACAAAATCttaaatattcaatatGAAGAATTAATGTCTAATGACCAACCACCGAGCCCAGAGAAATTTGATTCCAATTTAGAAATCTTTTTGAAAAGCAATCTTttagtaaataaatatttttatcaagCATGTTTAAGATTATCCAGCAGATATTGTAATTTTGCTACAGCTAAAAGATTTAACAATTtcttacaaaaaataataaaattgaaatcaGAAGACTCATTAGCAAACAGTGGCAACATTACCAAAATTATGTACTCCGATATGATTGAAATTGTGGATTTCTCTGAGTTAACTAGCATAGGCTTGGGTAGATCACAGTACATgaataaagaaattaaaaacttgaCTAGTAAAACCTTATGGAAATTTTTGGAGAATTGTCCTAACATCAAGGGGTTTTTAGCTAATGAGCACATTCAAATGGATTTGGATCATAAAATAATCTCTTATTTACTCAATAAAATGGAGGCACTGGATTTTTGTGGATGTACAGGTGATACATTTAGTGATAACTTTGTTAAAAGTGTTCAACACAGTGGGATTGATGGAAATTATTCAAAGCTAACTAAGCTCGGATTAAATAATTGTACTGATTTGCccaaaaaagatatatacCAAGTTTTACTAAAATCTATGAAAGGTTTACGGAAATTGGATTTATCAAGAACTTGCATTGACGATcggattttaaaaatattcccTATCATGCATAATCTAACTCATTTTTCCATTGGTATGTGTTCTAATTTGACCCCATATGGCATTCTAGATTTCATAACTTATCATCCTACTATGACGGCTTCAAAGTTTGGAAAcaatattgataataaactCCAATGGTTGAATCTACAAGTTGGTAATCAATACTCTACATGGACCTCTATTCATGTAaccatattattaaaaaaactaataattAACGGACacaataaaactttaaaatatttaaatctaAATGGATTACCAGTAACAGAAAAACATTTGAACATTTTATCTGAAAATTTTCCCAATTTAGTTAGTTTACATATAAGTGATTGTGAAGCGCCCACCTCTTTATTACGAGAGtttatatcaaaaatgaaatatttaaagtttATTAACTTGAATAATAGCAAGTTCATTAAAGAATGGTATTTTTTCACTAATGCTAAATACGAGCTACTAAACTGTAGTGAAAGTCTAGTGAGTATTGaattatcatttaaaacaTGGTCTAAACTACAATCATTCAGCGATAATCACTCCATAATGGTACCACACACTAATGGTGACACTAGTAATATGATTCAATGGACATGTTATTTGGATTCTTCATTTGGAAGAAGGTTTTGGATATATAGAGTGGAtgacttttttaatagaaatGATTTGGATACAGCAGGTAGGTTTGATACCTATGACTTGCATGGCAATAAAAACATAGAAATAACTAGACAACCGgattttctaaaatttgCACAATACAAAGTAGTTATTGGaacatcaataataaagcaTCCAACCAGTAGTAGCCGCATCGATGACTATGGCATGTACGATGAAAATTATGTTTTTGATTGGGTGGAAAGAGGTATGTACAGATATTATAGCTTAAGActatga
- a CDS encoding uncharacterized protein (similar to Saccharomyces cerevisiae YLR353W | BUD8 | BUD site selection (paralog of YGR041W | BUD9)), with translation MSQRSREEEPQKTTGYRHMNDSITKSSHYNNISNNTNISNTTSNYTDSKDSDVSTFHGASPTFQRRSYFQETSNNNRHSIISRSSGHSNNNQLQVNINESLLLRNISETSSEFLFSSYYSETTNNGNSNGNNGNNGSSSGNNNSSDDEFAKQSITTHNSRENNKIRSQRLFVANNSGTSSSDGSTGGVELHDFRSVSTKRSIPQVNSTMLQQKQQNSHYLAPRLSWSGMLSSNSEADSTKTVSTTALFGDSKDSKDSNNEKDHKVNFIFDDSNRKHKPPSNNNRNPEGSFQHKTKNSVSTYTSNNGTTSESERYATPLNEFQRPIRTSDTLIPDRINSTAFTVEQANFLNEKINSMENEQKLLCYNRNNINDDILEEDFANTNSATNTTTGMALEDNHRTIGENTSYLYADTYITNANLLEAPSIKRQQDIQEQGSDINTTTNKASTNILPKMANAVRLTKIEANSAKVSKEFISSPQSKNNIDLHRLSPLVNVQDIHDVNLHDIISTTNSSKNSHFSDKSSETLKKVQVLEKTRKSNPAASRSLISNYLIHGVSSHNNTVNYGKNSKHNTLRDNKIIPPLFVTPQSPSTQRLYFHQEPKSPSIPVLRKFDLKKPEIHDIENTSKKSYFGPIKTLHEDKVSENINDNNNFDCGSHNKNLSIAQKDAFRSEKTHYTNEPLPENNVAENCSKNKYSLNGSTNESLLDLLQNDDIDHFNKISEKRFSTSTHLSKRHNASQQEATSSSYMTANENYNIYDNSNTQLDLNRSETFNQYYFLQQRQQLENNNEAIGDNQTILSTDDEDDEVLNILASYRYRTITPENKGILQQQGNFSDNNDNHTNDNNNYFRTSTPDHFNNEDGIFDHGFVNHEQHIDSNSIHSLTAASSYSKSPFFYTFSIRRILTILFISFWIPPFFFMIAFLLSDQRVMQMIMTDNFRKGVLKGYIWDIDIKWFRTTCLCIGSVEVLGILASIGGGIGVGIHNALH, from the coding sequence ATGAGCCAACGATCACGGGAAGAAGAACCACAAAAAACCACTGGTTACCGACATATGAATGATTCTATCACAAAAAGTAGTCATTACAATAATATAAGTAACAACACCAACATTAGCAATACCACTTCTAATTATACCGATTCAAAAGACTCTGATGTTTCTACATTTCATGGTGCTAGTCCTACTTTTCAACGAAGGTCGTATTTCCAAGAAacatctaataataatagacaTAGCATAATATCGCGGAGCAGTGGtcatagcaataataaccaATTACAAGTTAACATAAATGAATCTTTATTGTTAAGAAATATATCGGAAACTTCCTCTGAGTTCTTATTTTCGAGTTATTATAGTGAAACCACTAACAATGGCAATagtaatggtaataatggAAATAACGGCAGTAGTAGTGGGAATAACAACAGTAGTGATGATGAATTCGCGAAGCAATCAATAACAACACACAATAGCagagaaaataataaaataaggtCACAACGGCTATTTGTTGCTAACAACTCTGGGACTAGCAGTAGTGATGGTAGTACTGGTGGTGTCGAACTTCATGACTTTAGATCTGTTTCCACAAAACGTTCTATACCACAAGTTAATAGTACTATGCTACAACAAAAGCAACAAAATTCTCATTACCTTGCGCCAAGACTGAGCTGGTCGGGTATGCTTTCTAGTAACAGTGAAGCAGATAGCACAAAAACTGTTTCTACAACTGCCTTATTTGGTGATAGTAAAGATTCTAAAGATAGtaacaatgaaaaagatcacaaagttaattttatttttgatgaCTCTAATAGAAAACACAAACCACCcagcaacaataataggAATCCTGAGGGCAGTTTCCAGcataaaaccaaaaatagTGTTTCCACTTATACTAGCAATAATGGTACTACTAGTGAATCAGAAAGATACGCTACACCTCTTAATGAGTTCCAACGGCCTATAAGGACGTCTGACACTTTAATACCTGATAGAATTAATTCTACGGCTTTTACCGTTGAACAAGCCAACTTtttgaatgaaaaaattaatagcATGGAAAATGAACAAAAACTATTATGTTATAACAGGaacaatattaatgatgataTACTGGAGGAGGATTTTGCCAACACAAATAGTGctactaatactactactggGATGGCCTTGGAGGATAATCACAGGACAATCGGTGAAAATACTTCTTATTTATACGCTGACACATACATCACAAACGCGAATTTATTGGAAGCTCCATCAATTAAAAGACAACAAGATATACAAGAACAGGGATCAGATATTAACACAACTACCAACAAAGCCTCTACTAATATTTTGCCTAAGATGGCCAATGCAGTTAGGCTGACTAAAATTGAGGCTAATTCCGCAAAAGTTTCCAAAGAATTCATATCTTCCCCCCAATCCAAAAACAACATTGACTTACATAGGCTCTCCCCTCTTGTTAATGTACAAGATATACATGACGTAAACTTACATGACATTATATCTACAACAAATTCTTCTAAAAATAGTCATTTTAGTGATAAAAGTTCCGAGACTCTAAAAAAAGTGCAAGTGTTggaaaaaacaagaaagtCGAATCCGGCGGCCTCTCGTTcattaatatcaaattatttaatacaTGGTGTATCTAGCCATAACAACACTGTTAATTATGGTAAAAATAGCAAACACAATACTCTACGGGACAACAAAATTATCCCCCCACTTTTTGTTACTCCACAGTCACCTTCTACACAAAGACTCTATTTCCATCAAGAACCTAAAAGTCCTAGCATTCCAGTCTTAAGAAAATTTGATCTAAAAAAGCCAGAAATTCATGATATTGAAAACacttcaaaaaaaagttacttTGGGCCAATTAAAACATTACATGAGGATAAAGTTtctgaaaatattaatgataataacaattttgATTGTGGTTCacacaataaaaatttgtcCATTGCACAAAAAGATGCTTTTAGAAGCGAGAAAACACATTATACTAACGAACCATTACCAGAAAATAATGTAGCAGAAAACtgtagtaaaaataaatactcTCTTAATGGTTCTACCAACGAATCACTTCTGGACCTGTTACAAAACGACGACATTGACCACTTCAACAAAATTAGCGAAAAAAGATTCAGTACAAGTACTCATTTATCCAAAAGACACAATGCGTCACAACAAGAGGCAACATCGTCAAGCTATATGACTGCTAATGAGAATTACAACATTTATGATAACAGCAATACTCAATTAGATTTGAACAGGAGCGAAACCTTtaatcaatattatttccTACAACAACGGCAacaattggaaaataataacgaaGCAATTGGAGATAATCAAACTATTCTTTCCACAGACGACGAGGATGAcgaagttttaaatatactGGCAAGTTATAGATATCGAACAATAACCCCAGAGAATAAGGGAAttttacaacaacaagGAAACTTTTCGGACAACAACGATAACCATACaaatgataacaataattatttcCGTACTAGTACACCGGATCATTTTAACAACGAGGACGGCATCTTTGATCATGGATTCGTGAATCATGAACAACATATAGACTCCAACTCTATTCACTCGTTAACGGCAGCAAGTTCTTATTCAAAGTCACCGTTTTTTTACACATTTAGTATCCGAAGAATTTTAACCATTCTATTTATATCCTTTTGGATCccaccttttttttttatgattgCGTTTTTATTAAGTGATCAAAGAGTTATGCAGATGATTATGACTGATAACTTTAGAAAGGGTGTTTTGAAGGGATATATCTGGgatattgatattaaatGGTTTAGAACTACTTGTTTGTGCATAGGATCGGTGGAGGTCTTAGGAATCTTGGCCTCAATAGGTGGTGGCATTGGCGTTGGTATTCACAATGCATTACATTAG
- a CDS encoding Zn(II)2Cys6 transcription factor domain-containing protein (similar to Saccharomyces cerevisiae YIL130W | ASG1 | Activator of Stress Genes) produces MPAKNGTKRRVSKACDTCRKSKTKCDGERPCQRCLLENKICAYSKSNLSYSQGKLKKLYNQEYVDLLETRVSLLKKVLNYLFLDFNKILQSHVVDIHPENIIQFQKLQYDSIILLGKKYNSEKIKCNPKNQQNHTQSTTEDDEEDINDQIENTADHSLKSTITNDENHTFENPNIGNFAISQQLQSTSSQLNHILNNGGNPNDILKLPGFTKSAEVWCSLLKNKDYFINPITGNLNINQVVYSIIPTNVEMAVKSVNYTANENREQLLHHSNSMDDGDNDDDDDDEDNNTENHKFFEDGYVNKDNLFSIKHRPITEEPPPSNKTRKRRRRRKLNKEDHSDVVTASATGNDSNTANRNDRSISSSSTTTSLHSLTDSAATTSTNNSSHYIHVNNTNGSSNNTANAIANNNDDWYHHQQQQLQDAQSAYQNYNTAINTRNANSVNNKFFSTTASSNDLLNHHVQLGNMQQQQQLGNVNTSNINQTFYQTLIKTEPQPFFASTAGHLATNNVLLNSNSSNNTSTNNNMSNSNSNGNNNNSSSNSANNVSVVGLAGLGTSVSHIDDATQHFNVTNHLSVINNNNNNNSIVVNGMVNDHASSTNGGTLNMRNNIIVNNSGIPTNNNSSGGLLNNTNTTNIIEGSINDGNNNNAHISNGDLASDNHNKIHIGIQSPIQKNHHFIKPE; encoded by the coding sequence atgcctGCAAAAAATGGTACGAAAAGAAGAGTTTCTAAAGCCTGTGACACTTGTagaaaatcaaaaacaaaatgtgATGGCGAAAGGCCGTGCCAAAGGTGTTTGttagaaaacaaaatatgcGCATATTCCAAATCCAATTTGAGCTATTCTCAAGGCAAATTGAAGAAGCTATATAACCAAGAATATGTTGATTTGTTGGAAACAAGGGTTTCTCTGTTGAAAAAAGTcttaaattatttgtttttagatttcaataaaattcTACAGAGCCATGTGGTTGATATACACCCAGAAAATATAATCCAATTCCAAAAATTGCAATACGATTCAATAATCCTGTTAGgtaaaaaatacaattctgaaaaaattaaatgcaATCCAAAAAATCAACAGAATCATACCCAATCCACCACTGAAGACGATGAAGAAGACATCAATGATCAAATCGAAAATACTGCTGACCATAGCTTAAAAAGTACTATAACCAATGATGAAAACCATACATTTGAGAATCCAAATATTGGAAATTTTGCAATTAGTCAACAATTACAATCCACAAGTTCGCAATTAAATCATATTCTAAACAACGGTGGGAACCCAaatgatattttgaaaCTGCCAGGTTTTACCAAATCAGCAGAAGTGTGGTGTTCCctattgaaaaacaaagattattttatcaacCCAATTACTGGAAATTTAAACATAAATCAGGTGGTTTATTCTATTATTCCAACAAATGTCGAAATGGCAGTAAAATCCGTGAATTATACGGCAAACGAAAATAGAGAACAACTGCTACATCATAGTAATAGTATGGATGATGGTGAtaacgatgatgatgatgatgatgaggataataatactgaaaATCATAAATTTTTCGAAGATGGCTACGTCAACAAggataatttattttccattAAACACAGGCCTATTACTGAAGAACCGCCCCCATCaaacaaaacaagaaaaagaagaagaagaagaaaactCAACAAGGAGGATCACAGTGATGTTGTAACTGCTTCTGCTACCGGTAATGATAGCAATACTGCCAACAGAAATGATCGTAGTataagtagtagtagtacaACAACAAGCCTTCATAGTTTAACGGATTCTGCAGCTACTACATccactaataatagcaGTCACTACATCCatgttaataatactaatggCAGTAGCAATAATACAGCAAATGCCATtgctaataacaatgatgaCTGGTACCATcatcaacaacagcaactGCAGGATGCCCAATCTGCATACCAAAATTATAACACCGCTATCAATACTAGGAACGCTAATAgtgttaataacaaatttttctCAACCACAGCATCATCTAACGACTTATTAAATCATCATGTACAATTAGGAAACAtgcaacaacagcaacaacttGGTAACGTCAATACTTCTAATATCAACCAAACATTTTATCAAACACTGATTAAAACTGAACCACAGCCATTTTTTGCATCAACAGCTGGTCATTTGGCTACTAATAATGTACTTTTGAATTCaaatagtagtaataatacttctaccaataataatatgagtaatagtaatagtaacggtaacaataataatagtagtagtaatagcGCTAATAATGTATCTGTAGTTGGTTTGGCTGGGTTAGGTACATCTGTATCTCATATAGATGATGCAACGCAACATTTTAATGTGACCAATCATTTGagtgttattaataataataataataataattctattgttgttaatgGAATGGTAAATGACCATGCTAGTTCTACAAATGGTGGGACTTTAAACATGAGAAATAACATTATTGTAAATAATAGTGGCATTCctaccaataataactcAAGTGGTGGactattaaataatacaaatacaACCAATATTATTGAGGGCAGTATTAATGAtggcaacaacaataacgcTCATATTAGTAACGGCGATCTTGCTAGTGATAATCATAACAAAATACATATAGGTATTCAATCCcctattcaaaaaaatcatcattttattaaacctgaatga